One genomic region from Rhizomicrobium palustre encodes:
- a CDS encoding lysine--tRNA ligase: MSSPLSDDALKAHAWPFEEARKLLARATKGEEVIFETGYGPSGLPHIGTFGEVARTTWVRRAFQLMSDKPTKLVAFSDDMDGLRKVPDNVPNQEMLKEHLGKSLTAIPDPFGTHSSFGAHNNARLQAFLDRFGFEYEFLSATDCYKSGRFDEALLTVLKNYEKVRDIVLPTLGAERKATYSPFLPVSPKTGVVLQVPILEWNVEKGTIVYVDDEGDRFETPVTGGHVKLQWKADWAMRWLALGVDYEMAGKDLISSVELSSKIVRALGGKPPEGFNYELFLDDSGQKISKSKGNGLSVEDWLTYGTEESLALFMFQKPRVAKKLYFDVIPRCVDDYVTFLENYRTKETEAAQHLENPVFHIHGGNPPAESYPVSFALLLNLVSASNAHNREVLWGFIRAYAKDASPEKNPGLDKLVGYAVRYYEDFVKPTKKYRAPTDMERAALSELATTLKAFGGENDAEKVQFEIFEIGKRHKFEPLRDWFKAIYEVCLGQSQGPRFGSFAALYGCEETAKLIEKALAGEFVS, translated from the coding sequence ATGAGTTCGCCCCTGTCCGATGACGCGCTGAAAGCCCATGCTTGGCCCTTTGAAGAGGCAAGGAAACTTCTGGCGCGCGCCACCAAAGGCGAAGAGGTCATTTTCGAGACCGGGTACGGCCCCTCGGGCCTGCCGCATATCGGCACGTTCGGCGAAGTGGCCCGCACCACCTGGGTGCGCCGCGCTTTCCAGCTTATGAGCGATAAGCCGACCAAGCTGGTGGCCTTCTCGGACGACATGGATGGCCTGCGCAAAGTGCCGGACAATGTGCCGAACCAGGAAATGCTGAAAGAGCATCTCGGCAAGTCCTTGACCGCGATCCCCGATCCCTTCGGCACACATTCGAGCTTCGGTGCGCATAACAACGCGCGACTGCAGGCGTTCCTGGATCGCTTCGGTTTCGAATACGAATTCCTCTCGGCGACCGATTGCTACAAGTCCGGCCGTTTCGATGAAGCGCTGCTGACGGTCCTGAAGAATTACGAAAAGGTGCGCGACATCGTGCTGCCGACGCTGGGTGCGGAACGCAAGGCCACCTATTCGCCCTTCCTGCCGGTCTCGCCCAAGACGGGCGTGGTGCTGCAGGTTCCGATCCTGGAATGGAATGTGGAGAAGGGCACCATCGTCTATGTCGATGATGAGGGCGATCGCTTCGAGACGCCCGTCACTGGCGGCCATGTGAAGCTGCAGTGGAAGGCCGATTGGGCGATGCGCTGGCTGGCGCTGGGCGTCGATTACGAAATGGCGGGCAAGGATTTGATCTCCTCGGTCGAGCTCTCCTCCAAGATCGTGCGCGCCCTGGGTGGCAAGCCGCCGGAGGGCTTTAACTACGAACTCTTCCTCGATGATTCCGGCCAGAAGATTTCCAAGTCGAAGGGCAATGGCCTTTCGGTGGAAGACTGGCTGACCTATGGCACGGAAGAGAGCCTTGCGCTTTTCATGTTCCAGAAGCCGCGCGTCGCCAAGAAGCTGTACTTCGACGTTATTCCGCGCTGCGTGGATGATTACGTCACCTTCCTGGAAAACTATCGCACCAAGGAAACCGAAGCGGCGCAGCATCTCGAAAATCCGGTATTCCACATCCATGGCGGAAACCCGCCGGCGGAATCCTATCCGGTGTCGTTTGCACTGCTGCTCAATCTCGTCAGTGCTTCGAATGCGCATAATCGCGAGGTTTTGTGGGGTTTTATCCGCGCTTATGCCAAGGATGCCTCGCCGGAAAAGAACCCGGGTCTCGACAAGCTCGTTGGCTATGCGGTGCGCTATTACGAAGACTTCGTGAAGCCGACCAAGAAGTATCGCGCCCCCACCGACATGGAACGCGCTGCCCTGAGCGAGCTTGCGACCACGTTGAAAGCTTTCGGCGGCGAGAACGATGCGGAGAAGGTGCAGTTCGAGATTTTCGAAATCGGCAAGCGCCACAAATTCGAGCCCTTACGCGATTGGTTCAAGGCGATCTACGAGGTCTGCCTCGGCCAGTCTCAGGGGCCGCGCTTCGGCTCCTTCGCGGCGCTCTATGGCTGCGAGGAAACCGCCAAGCTGATCGAAAAGGCCCTGGCGGGAGAGTTTGTTTCCTAA